A stretch of DNA from Roseofilum capinflatum BLCC-M114:
ACGTTTTCGCCCAAGCCGAAGATTACGCCTTATTGATTAAAGCCCTCTTGGATATTCAGCAGGCCAGTTTATGGTGTTCTGCCAGTTTAGAGCTTCCCGATTTACAAGCCAAAGCGATCGAAATTCAAGCCGAATTCGATCAATTGCTTTGGAGTGTAGAATTGGGCGGTTATTACAACAGCACCAAAAGTGATGATTTGATTATCCAAGAACGGAGCTATTTAGATCATGCTACCCCTGCCGCAAATGGCATCGCCATTGCCAATTTAGTGCGCTTATTCCTCTTAACTGAAAACCTGGATTATTTCGATCGCGCCGAACAAGGCTTACTTGCCTTTAGCACCATTTTCTCCAAATCGCCTCAAGCTTGTCCCAGTTTATTTTCTGCCCTAGACTGGTATCGCAACTGTACCCTAGTGCGGATTATGGAAGGGCAACTAGAGCAGCTACAGGGGTTATATTTACCGACGGTGATGATCCAGAACGTTCCAGAATTACCGGAAGGGGCGATCGCCTTTGTTTGTCAAGGTCTGTCCTGTAAAAAACCGGCAACCTCCGTGGAGGAATTGCACCGTCAATTGCGTCAATGTCAAACCCGATCTTAATGAGGGAAAGTAAGGTGGGCAGTGCCTACCTTACTCCTTGACTAAAAATTTGTTAATTAGTTACAGCGCAAAGCGCTGTAACGGCTCAAAGCCATGTACCACAACCCTATTCCCTATTCCCTATTCCCTATTCCCTAGCGCGAAGCGCTATAAAACTATCTATGTCAAAACATCGCAATCCTGTCCTTTTAATTCATGGTATTTTTCGCAAAGCCTATGTATTTAACCGCATGGTTAAATACCTAAAAGAACGGGGATGGGACGTGCATCGATTTGATGTAGTTCCCAATACTTCAGTAGTAGGATTAGATCGACTAGCTCAACAGATTAAAACCTATGTCGATCAAAACTTTGCCCCGGATCAACCCATTGATTTAATCGGCTTGAGCATGGGTGGTTTAGTCAGTCGCTATTATGTGCAGCGCTTAGGAGGACTGGATAAAATTCAACGATTTATTACC
This window harbors:
- a CDS encoding lipase family alpha/beta hydrolase, which translates into the protein MSKHRNPVLLIHGIFRKAYVFNRMVKYLKERGWDVHRFDVVPNTSVVGLDRLAQQIKTYVDQNFAPDQPIDLIGLSMGGLVSRYYVQRLGGLDKIQRFITIASPHHGTYMAYLLPFIGAVQMRPGSQFLADLNGDVQQLEKVKFSSLWTPYDFVIVPAQSSIMPVGTNIKLCVFPHAMMVRSTSTLVTVEKALMDQL